Within Sporosarcina sp. PTS2304, the genomic segment CGCAGTGACTACAACGAACCAATCACCTTCAACATTCAGAAACGACACTAAGTAGTCCTGCACTAGCCCAAATCTCTCACAAACTACAACGAACTACGATTTGTACCTACCCTCACTAAACGAAGGCGCCTCGCAAGTGGTAGGAGAAGCGACGAGACAGAGAGGCGATCTTCCACTCTGGCTCTTTGCGGGAGCCATCCGCCAGCACCGCAGTGACTACAACGAACCAATCACCTTCAACATTCAGAAACGACACTAAGTAGTCCTGCACTAGCCCAAATCTCTCACAAACTACAACGAACTACGATTTGTACCTACCCTCACTAAACGAAGGCGCCTCGCAAGCGGTAGGCGAAGCAAAGAGACAGAGAGGCGATCTTCCACTCTGGCTCTTTGCGGGAGCCATCCGCCAGCACCGCAGTGACTACAACGAACCAATCACCTTCAACATTCAGAAACGACACTAAGTAGTCCTGCACTAGCCCAAATCTCTCACAAACTACAACGAACTACGATTTATACCTACCCTCACTAAACGAAGGCGCCTCGCAAGTGGTAGGAGAAGCGACGAGACAGAGAGGCGATCTTCCACTCTGGCTCTTTGCGGGAGCCATCCGCCAGCGCCGCAGTGACTACAACGAACCAATCACCTTCAACATTCAGAAACGACACTAAGTAGTCCTGCACTAGCCCAAATCTCTCACAAACTACAACGAACTACGATTTGTACCTACCCTCACTAAACGAAGGCGCCTCGCAAGTGGTAGGAGAAGCGACGAGACAGAGAGGCGATCTTCCACTCTGGCTCTTTGCGGGAGCCATCCGCCAGCGCCGCAGTGACTACAACGAACCAATCACCTTCAACATTCAGAAACGACACTAAGTAGTCCTGCACTAGCCCAAATCTCTCACAAACTACAACGAACTACGATTTGTACCTACCCTCACTAAACGAAGGCGCCTCGCAAGCGGTAGGCGAAGCAAAGAGACAGAGAGGCGATCTTCCACTCTGGCTCTTTGCGGGAGCCATCCGCCAGCACCGCAGTGACTACAACGAACCAATCACCTTCAACATTCAGAAACGACACTAAGTAGTCCTGCACTAGCCCAAATCTCTCACAAACTACAACGAACTACGATTTGTACCTACCCTCACTAAACGAAGGCGCCTCGCAAGCGGTAGGCGAAGCAAAGAGACAGAGAGGCGATCTTCCACTCTGGCTCTTTGCGGGAGCCATCCGCCAGCACCGCAGTGACTAAAATGAATCGATCACCTTCAACATTCAGAAACGGTTCCAGGTAGTCTTGCACTATCCCACTCTTCCTCGCTAAGAACATATCCATATAAACTTGACAGAACATTATTACTTATCATATAGTATTACGGCAACACTATGCTTGGTAGCTAGATATATTGCAAGTTATCAAAATACATACACTTCTTAGAGTACTTCAGGAGGCCTTTTACATGAATAGATTTACCAAATTCGACACGCTAAAATTAGGGCTTACTATGTTTGCCCTATTTTTCGGTGCGGGTAACATGATCTTCCCTCCATTACTTGGACAACTGGCAGGTGTCGAGACATGGATCACCCTTGTCGGATTTTTGATTACCGGTGTCGGATTACCTTACCTCGGCGTGATTGCAGTAACGATGAGTGGTGTGCAGCTAAATGATTTGGCCGGAAAAGCCTCTCCTTTATTCGCAATGATTTTTCCACTAATCGTTTATTTGGCGATCGGACCTTTCTTCGGCCTGCCACGGACAGCGACTGTGGCTTATGAAATTGCTGTATCGCCTTTTGTGTCTAGCTCTCTTCAAACACTAGTGCTTGCTATTTTCTCAGTGCTTTTCTTTAGCATCACTGTGTGGCTTTCATTGAAACCGAATAAAATTGTAGATCGCTTTGGCAGCATCTTAACACCAGTTTTGCTTGCAATCGTAACACTATTTATCGTCATCGGATTGATAAACCCTATAGGTGAGGCTGGCCCTCCACTTGAACCGTTTACGGAAAACTTTTTTGCCAAAGGGTTTATTGAAGGGTATGGCACGATGGATGCAATTGCTGCATTAGTATTCGCGATTATCGTCATCAATGCTGTGAAGTTAAAAGGAATTACTGATAAAAAAGAAATTACGTCTATTACAGTGAAAGCAGGATCAATTGCAGTAATTGGATTAAGCGCAGTATATGCAGGACTCGCATACTTAGGTTCGACAAGCCGCGCAGTAGCAGAAGGTTCGACGAATGGCGGAGTTATTTTAGCAAAGCTTGCATATGCCCTATTAGGTAATAGCGGCTTGTATTTACTCGGTATAGCTGTAACGCTCGCGTGTTTGACAACCGCCATTGGATTGACTTCGGCCAGTGCTACATATTTAACTACAATCGTTCCGAAAATTTCTTATAAACTATTTGTATTGATCATTTGTACATTTACAACGATTATTTCAAATGTTGGACTGACAAAGTTACTTGCGATTATGCTCCCTGTATTGGTTGGAGTCTACCCATTAGCCATTGTGTTAATTTCGTTCAGCTTATTCCACCGTCTGTTTAAAGGCTATCATGAAGTCTATATATACGGTTTAAGTGCTGCAGGACTTATTGGTTTTTTCGATATGCTGAAGGCGTTTAACGTTGATCTGGGACCGGTTACAGATATCTTGGAGTTCTTTCCCTTATACGAACAAGGTATTGGCTGGGCTGTACCAGCACTCGTATTTGGTTTTATTGGATTTACCGTAGCATCAGTACAGGGAAAACCTCGTGTACAATGAAATATAAAAAAGCCTGCAAACAATATGCAGGCTTTTTCGTATAATTCGAAGTGAAAAAATATGTGGTCGAGCTTACTTTTTCATTAAACCTTTATTTCCTTTTGTAATAATCGCTTCGTAATCAATATAGTCGTAAATATCATTTGCAATCGAACTACTGAAATTTTGAAGTTCTTCAACTGTTAAATCTTCAATTGCACGATTTTCTTTTTCACAATAAATGATGATTTTCCCTACAATCTCATGCGCATCTCGGAATGGTGTGCCTTTAGCTACGAGATAGTCCGCTACTTCTGTCGCATTCAGAAAACCACCTTTAATTGCAGCTTTCATTTGATCAGCATTGACTGTTAACGTATCAATCATTTTAGACATTATTTCCAGGCAATCTAGGACGGTATCAAGACCGTTGAAAAATTGCTCTTTGTCTTCTTGCATATCTTTGTTGTATGTAAGAGGCAGTCCTTTAAGTGTCGTTAATAAAGCGAATAAAGAACCATACACACGACCTGTTTTTCCTCTAATCAACTCCGCAGCGTCAGGATTTTTCTTCTGTGGCATAATACTGCTGCCTGTAGAATAAGCATCCGAAATTGTTACAAAACGAAATTCCTGGCTACTCCATAAAATTAATTCTTCACTTAAACGACTCATATGCATCATGATCAACGAAAAATCCGACAGTAACTCGAGTAAATAGTCACGATCACTCACACCATCGAGAAAATTATCTACCGGCTTATCAAAACCGAGCAGTGCTGTCGTAACTTCGCGTTCAATAGCATGAGTCGTTCCAGCTAACGCACCGCATCCAAGCGGATTTTCATTCAGAATTTCAACAGCATGCTGAACGCGCTTTTTATCACGCATGAACATTTGAGCATAGGCTCCTAAATGATGACCAAAAGTAACAACTTGCGCACGTTGCAGATGGGTATAGCCCGGCATGATGACATTATTCGCTTTCCCCTTCGCTTCTAAAGAGTCAATCAACGTCTGTAACGCATCCATGACGACAGCTGCCTGGTTTCTTGCATATTGTCTCATATCAACAGCAACCTGGTCATTACGACTACGTGCAGTATGTAGCTTCTTGCCTGTTTCTCCTACTCGTTTTGTCAAATTCATTTCGACGAATGAATGAATATCTTCATAATTTCCTTCTATTTTCAAGTCGCCAGTCTCGATATCCGCTAAAATAGACTGGAGTCCATTAACTAATGTTTCTCCTTCTTCTGGAGTTAATAAATCACAATGAACTTGCATCGTTACATGCGCAATACTTCCGGCAATATCTTCACGGAATAAACGATAATCCACTGGAAGAGAACTATTGAACTTCTCCATGATTTCATCTGCTTTACTGCTAAAACGTCCACCCCAAAGTTTCATCATTCATCCAACCTCTCGAACTGTATTTTTACTCGTCACTATGCATAAATTTAGCGTCATTCTTTTTTCGCAACGACTCTATTCTTATATTTTGACACAGTTTTTCTAAATTTTCTACTTTGAGAAACAGGGTATCTAGTTGCATCATTGTTCTATTCATGGGATACTATATACATTACAAATGAATGAGTGATGACCATGAGAAACTTTGTCACGACCCAACCATTAAAAAATTTCCAAACCTTGCCTGCAACTGGCGAGGTTTTTTTGTTGCTTAAAGGAAACACTAGTAGAGGAGGAAAAATTTTATGACAACACGTACTCAAAATCACTCAAAATCTTCTATCGTTGCGATTTGGATTAGTTTAGTAAGCAACGTCGTATTAACTGTAGTAAAACTAATCGTTGGTTTCTTTTTTCGAAGTCCCGTCTTACTGGCAGACGGTTTTCACAATGCGGGAGATGTTGTTGCTTCTGCTGCTGCGTTAACTTCCATGCAAATTTCTAAACGTCCAGCCGATGACGATCACCCGTATGGACATGGGAAAGCAGAAGTGATCGGCTCGAGCATCGTAGCAATCATTTTAGGTTTAGCTTCTATTTACATCGCGTTTGAGGCAGTAATGGCTTTATTTGAAGACCCGGCTACTGCCAGTAAAATTGCTTTACTCACTGCGGTCGTCTCTCTTATTTGGAAGTATGTATTATATATCTATACGATGCGTGTGGGTAAAAGAGAAAACAGCAAAGGATTGATTGCGACAGCCTATGATCATTTAGCTGATGTCTACGCTTCGCTTGCAGCTGTAGTCGGTATTGGACTTGCGTTAATCGGTGATGCGTTCATGATCCCTATGCTCGCTTACGGCGATCCAATTGCGGGTATTATCGTTTCTATTCTTGTATTCCGTATCGCAATGGAAATCGGCAAAGAAAGTATTGATATTCTAATGGAGAAAAGTGTCAGCGAAGAGAGGCTTGCTACATTTGAAAAGACTATACGGTCGCTTCCTGAAGTTAAACGAATCGATCGTTTGCGCGCGCGTGAGCATGGTCACTATGTGTTAGTCGATATTCGCATCGGCGTGTCTGGTAATTTAACCATTCAGGAAGGACATATGATCTCCAGTAAATTACGGAATTTATTAATGGAAGAAAACGAAGATGTGGACGAAGTGTTAATTCATTTAAATCCGTGGTATCCAGAAAAACAATCCGGTATACTTACTAACGAGGAGTGAATGATATGAAGCCATTAACAATTGAAGCGTTAGAAATCTGCTTAAAGGAAACAGAAGATACGATCCGCACAGCAGATGATCATTTTTTACAGCAACCCATTTCGTATTTACAATCAAATATAGCTGAATTTTTCTTTGTAGATTCTCCTGATTTTGATCATATTCATGTGGATTCCCTAGCATTGGAAGTCGATGATATATTCAAAACATATATGGTCTTGTTTGGTCTACAAGGTAAGAAAAAAGAAGGCGATGTTATTCGTCAATTCATTGAGGAAAAAGTTCAGAATCAATTGCTCGGACTAAGCATTTCATTTTCTGATAACGAAGGCTTTTGGGAAATCAATATGCCACTAGATTCGATTGAAGGTTTTGAAGAAACTATGCCGATTCAGGACGTTTTGCAGTTACTTAACGGGATACTTGGCGACCTTGATGAATTGAGAGCAAGCAAGTAATGACTACTTCATTTATCTATACGTATATCCGGCATCGTGATGAACAGGAACTATGCCGGATGGAAATGCGCGCTTTTTTCGGTAAAGATGTAGAGGATAATGTCATTCAAAGTGAAATAGCGGTTAATCCTTCGCGAAGTCCTTTCATGAAAGCCCGTTTAGAAGTGTGGCTTCATGCGGATAATTTAGAGTCATTAGCTCAGCAAGCCACTCAACTAGAAGTAGCAAAATCATTTAAGACAGTATGCTTGAATGAGATGGATTTAGCGGATACTCCCAAAATCATTCATGCTCAAAGACGTGATATCGAGCGTACAGTAGGTTTGAATATTTCAGGTGAACCCGAATTAGATTACCCCGAACTACTCATCGGCATTGTCCAATTAGATGATCAGTGGTATGCAGGTGAATTAATCGAGAGTTCATCGGATTGGCATGCGCATCAGCAGAAGCCACATATGTACTCTACTGCGCTCGGAACTCGTTTAGCAAGAGCAGCTGTCAATATTGCAGTGCCGCATCCTGAAGGCATCCGCGTCATCGATCCGTGCTGTGGAATTGGCACGGTGCTTGTTGAAGCATTGTCGATGGGCATTCCTATTGAAGGACGCGACATCAATCCTTTAGTCGTCAACGGTTCTAGAAAAAATATTGCTTATTTTGAATTACAAGGTAGTGTGGAAGTTGGACCTATTGCGGAAGTGGATGAATTATATGATGTAGCGATTATTGATATGCCATATAATTTATTTACACATATTACGGCAGAAGGTCAGCTGGATATTTTGAAAGAAGCGAGACGCTTTGCGAAGAGCTGTTTAATTGTTACGATTGAGAATATGGATGATATGCTTGAAGTAGCGGGTTGGGTAATTGCCGATCGCTGTCTTGCGCGGAAAGGTACATTTTCGCGGGAAGTGGTTTTATGTACATAAATGAAGGACGAGTCGAAGTATATCTTCCGCTCGTCTTTTTTATAAAAGAAATCATCTACAGAAGAGTGGAACCCATTGATCAAAAAACTAGATATCACAAAGAAAGCGACTACTGATAGCGTATTACAGATTCAGTTACTTTCCTATCAGGTAGAAGCAAAAATTATTGAATTCGATGATATCCCGCCGTTAAAAGACACTATTGAAACATTGTCTTCATGCGGTGAAACATTCTTCGGCTATTATGTTCAGGAAGAATTAAGCGGTGTGATATCTTATAAACTTGATGAACATACAACGATATTCACCGGTTGATGATTCATCCAACCTATTTCCGAAAAGGAATTGCGGAGCAGTTACTATGTTTCATTGAAGAATATGAATATACCGCAAAAAAAGTAATAGTTTCTACTGGCTCAAAAAACTTTCCTGCAATACATCTCTATAAAAAGTGTGAATATTTTAAAAAAGGGGAAAGACAAGTAACAGAACGTCTTACTTTAACAGTATTCGAGAAAGTCTTACGCTAAGAAAGGAGAGTTACCTATGTTTATTAGTCTAATGAAATTATCTAGTATTCTTTATCTATGGACTTGGTTCATCTGGCCTTTCGTATTTGTCATTTCTCTCATTTACGCAATCAAAGCCTTAGTGAAAGAAGAACCAACCTTCATGAAACCCGCCATCATCGCTTCCGTATCCCTCTTACTCATTCTCGCTGGAATCGCTTCACCGTCGCTATATTTATAATCACAAGTCAGTATCTACACGAAAAAAAGACCGCCACATGTAAATGGACGGTCTTTCACCATTTTATTTAGTTAACGAAGTCGTATAATCTGCAAGCAATCGAGCGCCATAGCCTGTTGCGGATTTCGTATAATATCCTTTAGGCTTCTGCTTATCCATAACGCCTGCCATATCGACATGTAGCCAGTTCGTCTTCGGTGCAAATTTACGCAAGAATAATCCTGCAGTAATTGAACCTGCTACAGACAACGAACTGATATTATTACAATCCGCATAGGCACTGTCTAATGATTCTTCATAAGCATCCACTAAAGGAAGTGGCCAGATAAAGTCACCGTTTTGATCGCCGATTTTCTTCATTTTGTACGCCAGTTCTTCGTCACCGAAAACGCCACCCATTTCTGTACCTAGTGCCGCAACGACTGCACCTGTTAATGTAGCGATATCCACCGTATAGTCTGCGCCCAGTTCCTCCGCACGAATCAATCCATCCGCTAAGATCAAACGACCTTCTGCGTCTGTATTCCCGACTTGTACACTGATGCCATTCTTAAATTGAATCACTTCACCTGGCATAACAGCGTCTGGTCCTGGTGTATTTTCAACCATTGGAATTAGTACAACGACATTCACTTTTGCATCAGAATGCGCTAGAAGTGATAACGCACCGCTGACAGCCGCTGAACCACCCATATCCATACGCATATCACTGTCGTCACGTCCACCTTTCAAGCTAATACCACCTGAATCATAAGTTACGCCTTTACCAACAAGTGCCACTAACGGCTTCGATGCATCTGTCTGCAACGTCATCTCAACGAATGAAGGCTCATACTTACTACCGCGACAAACAGTTAATACACCATTCATCTGTCGCTCTTCAATTTCTTTCTTACCTAGTACATCAATCTTCACTTTCGTACCTTTAAAGTGTTCTTTCAAGACTTCTGGATATGTCTCTGGATTTAGAACATCAGATAATTCATTCATCAAGTCACGTGAAAATGCCATCGCTGCTGCGCGTACTTCTCCAATTTTCACCAACGCTGAATCTGCTCCACTAACGGTTAATTTCGTTACCGGATTTGCTTTTTTAGATTGATAACGATCGAAATTATACGCTCCGAGATGCCAACCTTCCACGAATGCAGTAACCGCTTCGTCAGCGTCAGACCATTTCTCCGCTAATACATCTGCTTGAATCGTTGCAGTCTGTACTTTTTGTGCAGCTAGATTACGGGATACTTCTCCCGCGATACTACGGATATCCTCTAGTGATTTCCACTTCTTATCTTTTAAAACGACTACTTGTTTATCTTCTAGTACGAGTGAACAATATCCGCCTGTTTGATTCTCGACGAATTGTTTCACCAATTGATTTTTTGTCACTTGGCCAGCAGTTGCCAATAAAATTTCTGTATGGATTTGCATTTTTTTATTAACCCCTCTCACTATTTCGGTTTCCTAAATAGTTTATCACTTTTTAGCTGATAGCGCTAAGAAGAGGGTAGCAAATGGACCAATAAATAGGGAAAGTATGAACCAATTCAAACCACTACGGTTTTTACCTTGCGCAAGTACAGCGTTGATTAAGGCTAGTGTTCCCCAGCCTACGAAATACCCTTCATTCAACTTTAATCACTCCAATAATTAGTATGCCTTTTATACGTTTCAAGAGTGTATGATGTTTCATTTTCACACACAAAAAGGAACATCCAATAGATGCTCCTTTCTTTACATTAACTATTAATCGATGTCGGTGCGTTGTCATCTGTAGCATTGTCATAATTCTGATCGCCGACTTTTGCGCGAATTTCTTCTTCTGTTAAAGGTGGCGGGATTTCATGTTCTGCTAATGCACGTGTTTCTGGTGGAACTTCAACATTTTCCATGGCCGCATTGCGTGCATCCATTTCCCGTCCGTATTGTTCACGTTGTTGTGCAGTAGTTCTTTCATCTTTTGGCAAATCAGCCATTCAGCGTCACCTCAATTTACTGTTTTCACTTATGTTACCCGATATTTGTTATACTAAAACGTATGAATGGAAATAGAGAGGTGAAAAATTTTATGACAACAATTTTGGTTGATGCAGATGGTTGTTCTGTAATTAACGAAACTATTGCGATTGCTAAAGAATACCGGTTTCCCTGTATATTACTTTGTGATACAGCACATGAAATGCACCGCGATGGGGCAGAAACGATTACTGTATCAAAAGGTGCAGATGCAGTCGATTTCGTGTTAGTCAATCGCATAAAAAAAGGTGATATTATCGTAACCCAAGATTATGGACTAGCCGCCATGGCTTTAGCAAAACAAGGATTTCCGCTCGATCAAAACGGCAGATGGTTCACAAATGAAAATATCGATCAGTTGTTAGCAGCACGTCATAAAGCGCAGAAAATCCGTCGTGCAGGCGGAAGATTACGAGGTCCGAAAAAGCGAACGACAGAGCAAACAGAAGCTTTTGTAGTAAGTTTACGAAAATTATGCGACACGGTACCCACCATTTAAAAGTAGCTGTCCAATATGGCGTTTGTATAAACTGAGCAGAGAAAAACGACTCGTTTTCCTTTGCTCAGTTTTGTTTTATAATTCGTTGCCTTAGAAAGCAGACAGTATTTTTCTCCTCACTCGAAGAATTCTTTGTGGGGCAGAAAATGAATGTATGTGTGAGGATTCTCCCTACAGAATCGGACGCTTTCCTGAGGGGACGCGGCGGACTCGCCAAAAGTGCGTGGCGATTACGCCTGTCACCCTGATCCTCCAAGAGTCGCCGGTTCTTCCGGGAGAATCCTTGAGTTTTTGTCGGGAAGTTAATTGGTGTTCGGCCTGAAGTTGGAGTGGAGTGAGTGACTTCTTCTTTGTAGTGCAGAAAAAGAGTGTACGTGTTAGGATTCTCCCTACAGAACCGGACGCTTTCCTGAGGGGGCGCGGCGGACTCGCCAGAAGTTCTTTGGCGATTACGCCTGTCGCCCTGATTTTCCAGGAGTCGCCGGTTCTTCCGGGAGAATCCTTGAGTTTGTGTCGGGAAGCCATTTAGTGTTCGTCCAGAAATTAAGTATGGTATGTTCCGCTTCCTGACCAGTGTGGGTGAAGCTTTGGATTACCTGACTGAATGCATATAGAGTCATTGCTTTTCTCACTCCATTCATCTAAACAGTCATAGTAGCTAGCAACACGTCACCGCTTTTTAACTTCAAAAACGGTCGCATGGTATCAGACAAGTCTACTTACTTGGTCTTTCTCCATCTACAAAGAGTGATCAACCTGTCTTGCACACACTAAGTACGGCTGAAGCTGGAAGACGATCGACTCCGGGAGGATCAAGGACGACAGGCGTAACCCGCAGCGCACTTTTGCGGGGTCCGCCGCGTCCCCTCCGGAAAGCGTATCGTCTGGAAGCGCAAGCCGCAAGACACTTCAAGCCAGTTTCACTCCATCCAATCGCCATATTCACTCACTTATTCCCATAAGAAAAGGACTGTCACGGAAAGTCAGATACTACTGACTCTCCCGACAGCCCCTTAAGATACTTTTATGGTTTAGCTTGAATTACGATGAGATCAGATTCTTCAATCGCATGTAAACTATGCTTTTCACGTGGATCCATATGCAATACATTATCGGGCGTTAGTTCAACAGTCTCTCCTTCCACTGTAAAACGAACACGGCCTTTGCGAACGATAATAAATACTTCGCTATCAGCATCATGCTCGGCGATCTCTTCCCCTTTACGTAATTGGATGTTCAGTACTACTGCGTTATCAACTGCCGCCACCCGGTCCATATGCTTTTGTTTTTCTGTTAACTGATTCTTCGTATCCAGTAATTTCATCTCTGTTCTCCCCTTTCTTAATTACATACATTGCACAAAATCTGTCTAAACTAATGATAGAACAACATCATTCCTATTACTAGTTTTTTATCCTCTTAATAGGGAATAGCAAGTAAGACATACTATTTTCTTGTAATAGACTTTTCAATATGTAGACAAGTCTTCATCCATTCTTGCATATAGTCTATAAGAAATGTCACTCATTACTAGTTAACGGAGGTTGCCTATGCCAAAAATTCAATCTATCAGTACAGTTTGTCCACCTGTTGAACTAAAACAGGAAGAAGCCATGAAGTTTGCTCGTTCTCTTTTTTCTGATTCATTTAAAGATATTGATCGTTTACTAAAAGTGTTCCAAAATGGCGAGATCGATACACGTCAAGTTTGTATGCCTTTAGAATGGTATTCCGAACCGCATGATTTTGAAACGAAAAATAATCTTTATATTGAACATGCTGTGACGCTTGGGAAACAGGCGGTAGAGAAATGTTTAACGAACTCAGCCACTTTAGAGCGTTCGGTAGATCCAGCTGAAATCGATGCGATTTTCTTCGTATCTAGCAGCGGACTAGCGACACCTAGTATTGATGCACGACTTATTAATCAATTACCGTTTCGCCATGATATTAAACGTATTCCCATCTGGGGTCTTGGCTGTGCAGGTGGTGCATCGGGTATGAGCCGCGCTTTCGATTATTGTAAAGCTTATCCAGAATCCAATGTTCTAGTACTTGCTTTGGAACTTTGTAGCTTGACGTTCCAGCGTGATGACGTAACAAAAAGTAATCTAGTGGGGGTGTCGTTATTTTCAGATGGTGTAGCATGTGCGTTAGTTTCAGGTGAACAATCCACGATTAAAAGCACCCGTCCAATGCCTGTAATACGTGCAACTTCTTCACGCTTCATGCCTGATTCTGAAGATGTAATGGGCTGGGATATTAAAAATGATGGTTTGCATGTAGTCTTTTCGAAAAGTATTCCAAACGTCATCAAGAGTTGGCTCGGACCATTCGTCCACCAGTTTGTAAAAGAGCAAAATTTATCTATGGAGGATGTTACCCATTTTGTGGCACATCCTGGAGGAAAGAAAGTACTTGACGCCTATGAAAAAGCACTTCATATGGATTCACAGCAAACGGCTACTTCCAAGAAAGTGCTACAACATCACGGCAACATGTCCTCTCCTACCGTGTTATACGTATTAAAAGATTTCATCGAACAACAACCGACTTCAGGAGATATTGGCTTAATGGCAGCATTAGGACCAGGCTTTTGCGGGGAATTACTATTATTGGAGTGGCAGTGAGATGGGCAAATTATTCCTGATCGTTTTCACCATTGTAGTTATTCAACGCCTAGTTGAATTAGGGGTAGCTAAACGCAATGAACAATGGATGCGCAGTCAAGGAGCTATTGAAATAGGGGCTTCGCATTACAAGTGGATGGTTCTTATGCATACAGCATTTTTTATCTCATTACTCGTAGAAGTAGCGTGGTTCGATCGTCCACTTTCTCCATTTTCCAGTTTGTTGTTTAGTTTTTTTCTTCTG encodes:
- a CDS encoding type III polyketide synthase; amino-acid sequence: MPKIQSISTVCPPVELKQEEAMKFARSLFSDSFKDIDRLLKVFQNGEIDTRQVCMPLEWYSEPHDFETKNNLYIEHAVTLGKQAVEKCLTNSATLERSVDPAEIDAIFFVSSSGLATPSIDARLINQLPFRHDIKRIPIWGLGCAGGASGMSRAFDYCKAYPESNVLVLALELCSLTFQRDDVTKSNLVGVSLFSDGVACALVSGEQSTIKSTRPMPVIRATSSRFMPDSEDVMGWDIKNDGLHVVFSKSIPNVIKSWLGPFVHQFVKEQNLSMEDVTHFVAHPGGKKVLDAYEKALHMDSQQTATSKKVLQHHGNMSSPTVLYVLKDFIEQQPTSGDIGLMAALGPGFCGELLLLEWQ